In Caloenas nicobarica isolate bCalNic1 chromosome 22, bCalNic1.hap1, whole genome shotgun sequence, the genomic window TTCCATCAGTGCATGGTAGTGACAGTGAATAAGATCTATGATTAAGGTTCAGTCTTCCTCTCTCTAGACTTGGGAAAGCAAATCAGTCACGTCAAGTGGACCACCTACACATCCAGCCAAAATGAGAGCCTTTGCTAACCAAATTATGTGAGAAACTTTGGGTTTCAGTAAGTCCATCACAAAGCCTGTGGTACCTTACACTAATATTGCTCAATACTGTCAGAAAAATGACCTGCAAATGAATATAGTGATAATAccttctgctgcttcagagCAAGGTAAATGAATCCTCGGCCACTCAGAGCTTGCACGTTCCTAGGGTCCTCCTTTAGGATGGCATTAAAATCAAAAATAGCAGTTTTCTTCTGACCAAGGCGCCCATAACATCCAGCCCTGATGAGAAGGCAATCTTCAGCATAACCACCTGGAGGAGAGAAAGGCAGCCATGTTCACTGGCAAGGTCTCCAGTCTACTGCTCTAACCTGGGCTGCTTCCTAATAAGTGCttccaaaataaacacacataTAGTTGACAATGAAAATCATGGTCCATTCATTCACTGGTTGCAGCACATGTATTTTTCTGCCATCCACATGCCCCTTCCTTCGAAGGCAATTTTGATAAGGATTAAATTTGCCCAGGGTTGCAATCAATAACTGTGGCATCCCAATACTGGATGATAAATCATCAGTGccactgtaaaatatttttttcatagagaGGTCAGCAAAAGCAGTGTctggcacagctgcctgcagagacgAGCCAGCAGACAGGCTTCTAGCAATTCTTTTACAGTAATGaggctttttctcccttctgaTAAGCTCCAAAACTTCTGTACCAAAGGTTATTATTGCTCTGGAGCACTATCAATTGGCTCCTCTAAAGACAATATCTATTTCTCAACAAGCATCTGTTCTAGCAGGTGGGGAGTTGATAAGCTGGAATGCATGGTTTGTGAAATGGAACCATCTCAAAGCAATTAACAGggtttcttccattttcataaacaaatctcttttcttctcaaTGCTGCTGTCATAATATTTTCTCAGAATGAAAGGCAGATTTCCATACAAACATGGTTTTACTTGGAACATGCCAGAAGCATTTCCATGTAGCTCTCATCTCTTTCTAGATCAACtttatttttggggggaaacatttccaaaaataattGTCCAACCTAGCACCTGGAGAACAAGGTCTAAATGTAAATCTGCTGTCAGTATTTTGATGACCCTACCTGCAGCAATGATGGCAAAGGAGAGGTAGGCAATGGCCTCTTTGATGTCAGCATCACCCTGTTTGTTCTTCAGGATGGTCAGAGCTCTGAAATGGCAGTGAGTCTGCATCAGCTTCCGGTCTTCATCTTTGAAAATGTCCATGATTGGCAGGAGGCAGGAGGTATCTCCAATTCTGATCACTTTCTTTAGCAGCTTAACAATGtgacagaaaaaggcagagagaaagatTGGcatgaaaagataaattatgTCATGTTAAAGCTGGAAATATTGCTGTTTGGTGAGACAAGCAGGATTTCAGCCAGTGCTTCCCCACTACTTCCTCCTGGAGAGGAATCTTGCCTGACCTACGGTATCTTTGCCTCCATTCACTAGAGTGAAAATCACCAGGCGCTATTTTACCACATTTcctaaagaaaagaatgaaaaggtGTTTCCTTCAGCAGAGCAAATGTGCTTAGCGGGTACCCAACATTCAAACCTGAGCCAGAGAAGCCAGGACAAGAACAAACTTATCTTGATGCACCAGACGCATTCACCACACTTCTTAGTTTCCCCACTTTCATTGATAGATAATAGTGTCTGGGTGCTGACAGGCATGTGGgccaaaaacattttgaagagaATTTTTCAGTGACACATATGCTCCATCTAGAACTTGTAGCAGAAGCTGCAGATAGGAATCCAGCTCCCAAGGGCAACATAGGGACTCTAATAAAGCCCTACCATTCATTAATAGCCTTCCCAAAGGCAGCAAATTATATgaaactttaatttttcatagGGAGTAGTGAGGTGGTGACAATAGAACCTCTCTTTTTAGGGCTCGAAGAGTTTctatgagatttttaaaaatgcaatagtTCCCTCTGATGGCAGAACCTGGTAATTCAGGTTTGTAATCCTTGGTAGGAGAATCAACATGTTGGAGTTGCTTTCATAGTTTCAAGCATAAGTCATTAGCCactaaagaaagcaagctgcagACTGATATTTgagcttctgcttttgtttcttctgcgCCCCTCATCCTCTCTTCCAACCAAGTGCTCCTTACCTGGTTTCCATCGTAGATGAAACCTTTCTTCAGTTGCAGCAGTGCGAGTCTAGCCAGGACGGGAGACCTCTGGGGGTTTCTGGAAAGTGCCAGTGAGAGGAGCTTGTGAGCTGCTTCTACACAGTCCATCTGGTAAAGGGCATCAGCACAAAGGATCCCTGATGCTTCATCAGAAGCGTCCAGCTCCACCAAGAGAGAAGCCAGCTGGTAAATCCCAGGGGCAtctctggagagaaaaaaaaaaagggaaagaccACCTTCAAAGAGAGGCAACAGAGCCTCTTTGTCTCACCTGGAAGCTACGAGCGGGTTATCAGTCCAGTATCAAAATGGATGATACATTTTACCAAATGCAGGACCATAGATATCTCTGCCACCTAATTCCATAATTCCTCTTTATAAAAACATGACGTCTCTGCCATATTCCCCCTAGCATCTTGCTTGCTCCTATCTTAGGCCAGTTGGTATATCATGGATTAACTGCCATAGAAAGATTGAGTTGATTTGGCTACGTGGATCCTATCACATTCTGACATGCCAGCGAAACACTATTTTGCTGGAATAAACACACCtatgcagttttatttcaacCTGTTATGTTAATCAGAAGCTTTAAAAGGGTCTATATCTTACCCTCAGTTATATAAAGCAAGTACCCTCTCTACTACTCAAACTGCTCTCGTTCTCTTAGGAATCTGCACAgccctgtttctttttctgcccaCGGGCTGAACTGCCTCCCAGGTACCTTTTCTTCTGGAGCATCTTCTGTCCTTCTTCTTGGAGAACTTTCAGCAGCAGTCCTCTTTGGTTCCATGGGACATAGGACTTGATTGTGAAGATGGTTTCTTCCAGCTTTAACTGGCAAGCTGTGATATAATCCAGGGCCGTCAAGTAATGATTGCCACCAGAAATCCGGATAAGTCCACGCCCACATAAGGCTTTAATACAGCTGTTAGGATGTGGGGAATCATGCTCAATGACCTTTTGAAAGTCCTGCAGGGCTGGCTGATGGTCATGAGCATGGAGGGAGCAGAACCCTCGCAATGCTAAGAGGGTGTTGTAGTaagttttctcctctgctgccaaGAGGTGGTCACAGATATCCAGGGCAGCTCTGATGTGTCCACACAGGAGGTGGCAGTCTGCTAGCCGAACACTGAGCTCACGTTTGGACCCTGGGGAGatctgaaggagaaaatggaCTGTCTGGATGACAGAAGCAAGCAGTTCGGTACCATGATTGCCTCTGAGTTCAGTCCGAGCACGCACAGCTTCCCTGTATGCTGCAAACTTTACCTCCAGGACAGTTCTAGCCTGTTCTTCTATCCTCTCAGTGTCATGTGGTGAGAAAAGCTCTTCAAATTGTTTCATtgcctgggcaggagctgctgcaaaggcTTCTGCTAAATCCTGTATCATTTCCTGCATTCGTCCGCCCAAGCGAAAATACGCAGCAGCTTGTTCCAAGAGCAGACTCACAGCTTTCTCATCTCCGAGATTAGTATCAGCCGAGAATTCCTTGAAGGCCTTGCTACAATGGGTctccagtttatatactgaggACACCACATTGTTGGGACTTAGGGTAGAGAGAAAGGCAGCAGCTATTCCCACATTGAGGGAGACAACAGCCAGGTTCTCGCTCCGAATCTTGGGAATCTGATTCTTGCCTTGGCACCACATCTCCAGGGTGGCTGTGACTTTCTCCCAGAGCTCTTTGTCTAAGGAGTTCACTTTCCATACGGCTGTGGGGGCACTGCAGCTGAAGGCAGCCATGTAGAAAGCAGTGGCTGTCGGTAACTCGTCCTGGGCGAGATGGTGGTCTCCCTCCTTGCAGAGCAGTGCAGCAAGCTCCTGAGGTGACATTTTCTGCACTTGTATCTTCACCAAGCAGTGCGCAATGTGGCTAGTGCctatgaaacagaaaatcagcAACGTGAGGGGCTGTGGAGcacaggtttttttgcttgggGGGCAGCTTTCCGATTGCCAGACACAAGCAAGCCTAGGGCCTGTGAAAAGCCAGCGTTTTGTCACTGACAGGCTTAACGGGGAGCAAAGCCATGAGAAGAAACACTACAGAGGTTCTTAGTCCCGGAAAGCAGCCACAGAACCTGGTCAGTGCTCCCCACCCCATCGATGGTCCAGGACATGGGGCTGGGCGGCCTACGGGCTTTGTCCTCCCTGGCTGCGATGTCACTTCGATAAATTTTTAATCATAAGACAGTACGTTAGTGCTGGTGGTGGACAAGGAGAAGGCAGAATAGCCTCTTGATACTTCGCCCACCCCTTGcctctcctcctttgccttggagcagcagggaagggagaagaaaatttgCACCTTCTCCACGTTTCCAGCCCCGGAATCAGTGGGAAAGATGCGGTTTAGCGCAAGGCCCAGAGCCCCACAGCCCGTCCCTCGGCCCCACACACCTGCGGCCTACCCGTCGTGCTGACGGGCCTGGGCAGCGCGGGGGATCCCGCGGGCGCAGCCGCCGCTGGGCGGAGGGACACAAGTACCTGAGCGGGGcgcggggcagcgcggcgggagcggccgggCGGGCCTGGGGCGGCGGGCCtgcggcgggcggcagcgcggcCTGGGCCCGCCGGGGAGCTGCTGAGGCGAGGCCAGAGGAGGTGACGTGAGGCGAGacgagctgagctgagctgagctgagctgaggtgaggcgaggcgaggcagcCGGGGACGGGACGGAgagccgggccgggcagccGGTTGCCTGGAGACCGCAAACACTGCCCGGCTccgcgggcggggaggggggccTGCGGCTGCCcgggcccgcccggccccgcaccGCGTGTTCGTGCTCCGGAGGGGCCGCTCCCgggccccgcagccgccgcgccGGTGCGAGGCTTCGCGGTTCGGCCGGGCGGCTCCGCGAGTGCTCGGGCTGTTCTCGCCTCCTTCCCTCGGCCGCTGCCGCGCTGGGCAGGAGCCCGTTACCTCAGGAAAAGTAAACCCGGCCCTGTGACCCACGGTCGGATGAGGTGAAGTGAATTAGTTACCCAAAGCGGGGAGCTCTGTGGTGCAGCCTACgttttaaacttgttttttaataatgttctTGGCGGTAAATCGAGTCTGGTTTTAGGAGTGTTTAGGCCTTTAAGCCAGGGCCGT contains:
- the TTC34 gene encoding tetratricopeptide repeat protein 34, with product MSPQELAALLCKEGDHHLAQDELPTATAFYMAAFSCSAPTAVWKVNSLDKELWEKVTATLEMWCQGKNQIPKIRSENLAVVSLNVGIAAAFLSTLSPNNVVSSVYKLETHCSKAFKEFSADTNLGDEKAVSLLLEQAAAYFRLGGRMQEMIQDLAEAFAAAPAQAMKQFEELFSPHDTERIEEQARTVLEVKFAAYREAVRARTELRGNHGTELLASVIQTVHFLLQISPGSKRELSVRLADCHLLCGHIRAALDICDHLLAAEEKTYYNTLLALRGFCSLHAHDHQPALQDFQKVIEHDSPHPNSCIKALCGRGLIRISGGNHYLTALDYITACQLKLEETIFTIKSYVPWNQRGLLLKVLQEEGQKMLQKKRDAPGIYQLASLLVELDASDEASGILCADALYQMDCVEAAHKLLSLALSRNPQRSPVLARLALLQLKKGFIYDGNQLLKKVIRIGDTSCLLPIMDIFKDEDRKLMQTHCHFRALTILKNKQGDADIKEAIAYLSFAIIAAGGYAEDCLLIRAGCYGRLGQKKTAIFDFNAILKEDPRNVQALSGRGFIYLALKQQKEAVQDLISALKVEAGVVIPAILSLKREAQGLITQWLLQHGRTMLSELVATKDLSRETLRDLLMIAKALIKICKDSQYHIFYTDVLIASGRYEEALAHLQEAFGHPVADDSARARLAVLQLRKRNVPVAAHSFSILAKKDERELGFLLNFIGAKQQQHLSQVAAQEGNMLMKEHRYEKALGYYTLAVLTSKDNPRYLRWRAACLTHLKKYDKALKDMERVIQKHGCNSLKTRVEDHCAKGRLLLAVAEEEAAVKQYIEALQLDHSVALCSIMNGPGREILTRTFHKVAQHNFEMRHYEEAWKITDYGLKIDKNTELKKLKTRLKREASSCSIH